A single genomic interval of Chitinophaga sp. 180180018-3 harbors:
- a CDS encoding efflux RND transporter permease subunit translates to MIANTFIKRPVSAIVVSIVLTISGLICMVNLPLDQFPKITPPGVGISANYTGADAQTVEQTVTIPIEEQVNGVPGMMYMQSTNTQTGSANISVLFDVGTNVNVATLNVQNRVGLAAPILPSVVGQLGVTVRARNPDQLMNIAIFSPKGTHDITFLDNYTNTFIVDALLRVPGVGDVQSRGNPFSMRIWMDPAKMASYSLMPADVITALQRQNMYIAGGAVGSPPQPSTQTNEYTIVVNSLLSKPEQYENVIVKTIPGTGKMIYLKDIARVELGKFNYGNKGFADGKQATTVMVYQSPTSNALQTAENVYAALAELKKSFPPDVDYVVPFENVTIIRVSINEVVKTLFEALGLVVIVVFLFLQNWRSALIPIIAIPVSIISTFILFIPLGFTINTLTLFGFVLAIGIVVDDAIIVVEAVQHFIDHDHMSPKEATYHAMKEISAPVVAIALILASVFVPVGFIPGITGKLYQQFAITIAISVILSAFVALSLTPALCTLLLRPSHINKKSKRLNLLFFRFNNWFDKITGRYSKGVRYCIKQSKLVVVMLVCICFGAIFLFKQKPTGFIPSEDGGRVMIGIQLTEGTATTQTEELLQQIMKIVAETPGVLHYNAISGMNVLSGGATSNGASIFCMLKPWDERTTPETQIPGIMAEIKKRIAAAGIRNASITVNASPAIRGLGTAAGFSMQVEQGNTSDDIHQFEAVMNKFVAALKKDPATATAYCNYAAHTPAFELSLDREKCQKLGVSVADVFSTLQGYMSSRLVGNFTLYNRTYRAVVQSDTTTRALISDLEKYYVRNSAGEMLPMSTLVNYRPISTAPLITHFNIFRSAEVDGSTPPGYSTGQSIEALKRVAAKVLPRGYTYEFSGLTYQEIKAGTMTVYIFLFSIIFVFLFLAALYESWSVPFSVMLAVPISAFGAIFALTTMPALSNNVYAQIGLITLIGLSAKNAILIVEFAKVRVDRGEDLIKSTIEAVGLRLRPIIMTSLAFILGVMPMVLASGAGAQSRKTIGVTVQGGMVASSCIAIFIVPVLFVLFTRWSYGKKKLAWLRANHELLMEKERKVEAQNIDPELEYDIAQAREENKQDREMNS, encoded by the coding sequence ATGATTGCCAATACATTTATAAAGAGGCCGGTTAGCGCAATTGTAGTATCTATTGTACTTACAATTTCGGGCCTTATTTGTATGGTGAATCTGCCGCTGGATCAATTCCCTAAGATCACCCCGCCAGGGGTGGGTATTTCCGCCAATTATACCGGTGCGGATGCACAAACCGTGGAGCAAACGGTAACCATTCCCATAGAAGAGCAGGTGAACGGGGTACCGGGAATGATGTATATGCAAAGCACCAACACGCAAACCGGTTCGGCGAATATCAGCGTGTTGTTCGATGTGGGCACCAATGTAAATGTAGCTACGCTGAATGTGCAGAACAGGGTGGGGCTGGCTGCGCCTATCCTGCCATCTGTAGTGGGGCAGCTGGGGGTGACGGTGCGCGCCCGTAACCCGGATCAGCTGATGAATATTGCCATCTTCTCTCCGAAAGGCACACACGACATTACTTTCTTAGACAACTATACCAACACCTTTATCGTGGATGCATTGCTGCGTGTGCCAGGAGTAGGCGATGTACAGTCGCGCGGTAACCCCTTCAGCATGCGTATCTGGATGGATCCCGCGAAAATGGCGTCTTACAGCTTAATGCCGGCAGACGTAATAACAGCACTCCAACGGCAAAACATGTACATAGCCGGTGGGGCAGTAGGCTCGCCTCCTCAGCCCTCCACGCAAACCAACGAATATACCATCGTGGTGAACAGCCTGTTGAGCAAGCCGGAACAGTATGAGAACGTAATTGTGAAAACCATTCCGGGCACCGGTAAGATGATTTACCTGAAAGATATTGCCAGGGTGGAACTGGGGAAATTCAACTATGGCAACAAAGGCTTTGCAGATGGGAAACAGGCCACTACCGTGATGGTGTATCAGTCGCCCACCAGCAATGCGCTGCAGACCGCAGAAAATGTATACGCCGCACTGGCAGAGCTGAAGAAATCTTTCCCTCCCGACGTGGATTACGTGGTGCCATTTGAAAACGTGACCATTATCCGGGTTTCTATCAATGAAGTGGTCAAGACCCTGTTCGAAGCGCTGGGCCTGGTGGTGATAGTAGTATTTCTTTTTCTGCAGAACTGGCGTTCTGCCCTTATCCCCATTATTGCCATACCGGTATCCATCATCAGTACATTTATACTCTTCATCCCCCTGGGTTTTACCATCAACACATTAACACTGTTTGGGTTTGTACTGGCAATAGGTATCGTGGTGGATGATGCCATCATTGTAGTGGAAGCAGTGCAGCACTTTATTGACCACGATCATATGTCGCCAAAGGAGGCTACCTATCACGCCATGAAAGAGATATCGGCGCCGGTGGTGGCGATCGCGCTCATTCTGGCATCGGTATTTGTGCCGGTGGGCTTTATTCCCGGTATCACCGGAAAACTGTATCAGCAGTTTGCGATCACCATTGCGATATCGGTAATCCTGTCGGCTTTTGTGGCACTGTCGCTCACACCGGCTTTATGTACCTTACTGCTGCGACCTTCACATATCAACAAGAAATCAAAGCGCTTAAACCTGTTGTTCTTTCGTTTCAACAACTGGTTCGATAAAATCACAGGGCGGTATTCCAAAGGCGTAAGGTATTGTATTAAACAGTCGAAGCTGGTGGTGGTAATGCTTGTTTGCATATGCTTCGGCGCTATATTTCTTTTTAAACAAAAGCCCACTGGCTTTATTCCTTCGGAAGACGGTGGGCGGGTCATGATCGGTATCCAGCTGACGGAGGGCACTGCCACCACGCAAACAGAAGAGTTGTTGCAGCAGATCATGAAGATAGTGGCGGAAACCCCCGGAGTATTACATTACAATGCGATTTCGGGAATGAATGTACTGAGTGGCGGTGCTACTTCCAATGGAGCAAGTATATTCTGTATGCTGAAGCCCTGGGATGAGCGTACCACTCCTGAAACACAGATTCCGGGTATCATGGCGGAGATCAAAAAAAGGATAGCAGCAGCGGGCATCAGGAATGCGAGCATTACGGTAAACGCATCGCCTGCTATCAGAGGCCTGGGAACAGCCGCAGGCTTCAGTATGCAGGTAGAGCAGGGAAATACCAGCGACGATATCCATCAGTTTGAGGCAGTGATGAATAAATTTGTGGCGGCGTTGAAGAAAGATCCGGCCACTGCTACTGCTTATTGCAATTATGCAGCACATACGCCGGCGTTTGAGCTGTCGCTCGACAGGGAAAAGTGTCAGAAATTAGGCGTGAGTGTGGCCGATGTATTCAGCACCTTACAGGGCTATATGAGCAGCCGGCTGGTGGGGAATTTTACCCTGTACAACCGTACTTACCGCGCAGTAGTGCAATCGGATACTACTACCCGCGCCTTAATCAGCGACCTGGAGAAATACTACGTACGTAATTCCGCCGGAGAAATGCTGCCGATGAGTACATTGGTCAACTACCGGCCTATTTCCACCGCTCCGTTGATTACGCATTTCAATATCTTCCGTTCGGCTGAGGTAGATGGCTCTACACCGCCCGGATACAGTACCGGGCAAAGTATTGAAGCGCTGAAACGTGTGGCGGCAAAGGTGTTGCCAAGAGGATATACGTATGAATTCTCCGGGCTCACTTACCAGGAAATAAAGGCCGGAACCATGACGGTGTATATTTTCCTTTTCTCTATCATTTTCGTGTTTCTCTTTCTTGCAGCATTATACGAAAGCTGGTCAGTGCCCTTCTCTGTAATGCTGGCGGTGCCTATCAGTGCCTTCGGTGCCATATTTGCGCTGACTACCATGCCCGCATTATCCAATAACGTATATGCACAGATTGGTTTAATCACACTGATTGGATTGTCGGCCAAGAATGCGATTCTGATAGTAGAATTTGCCAAGGTGCGTGTAGACAGAGGCGAGGATCTGATCAAATCCACTATTGAGGCGGTGGGCCTGCGTCTGCGGCCTATTATTATGACCTCGCTGGCTTTTATACTGGGCGTGATGCCGATGGTGCTTGCATCCGGCGCCGGGGCACAGTCGCGCAAGACCATCGGCGTTACCGTGCAGGGTGGTATGGTGGCTTCCTCATGTATAGCCATATTTATTGTACCCGTGTTATTTGTATTGTTTACAAGATGGAGTTACGGGAAGAAGAAACTGGCCTGGCTTCGCGCTAACCACGAGCTGTTGATGGAGAAGGAAAGAAAGGTGGAGGCACAGAATATTGATCCGGAGCTGGAGTATGATATCGCGCAGGCACGTGAAGAAAATAAACAGGATAGGGAGATGAATAGCTAA
- a CDS encoding NTF2 fold immunity protein — protein MKVNIPKSDTTARFENSTFTREELNQIAQASWLRGLSFINCAITDEDVLPISTLPKLVNLMFENTGITDKALEYLTRLPQLTYLFITKAHINGEGFTHFQEHKKLECLWVCSTVVDDSGLKIIAGIPKLATLRVDDTKVTFDGLLAIAGHPKINVVANNLFTKEQMEHFELTQLKLAKKKTTVDEVQAELAKTRLLAFFDAVTEWEKLANAEGFSDNVARQCEAIFQTYCTNKPRQGHRPHSLHYSGAPDYTYGQQHIIDVEQVSANKITFYTKDHIDFLYRYILVRKDGEWKIDEGQWQSGGWKKRGL, from the coding sequence ATGAAAGTAAATATACCGAAGTCAGATACCACAGCCCGATTCGAGAACAGCACATTCACCAGGGAAGAATTGAATCAGATAGCACAAGCCAGCTGGCTGCGGGGGTTATCGTTCATCAACTGCGCTATTACCGATGAAGATGTTTTACCAATCAGCACCCTTCCCAAGCTGGTTAACCTGATGTTCGAAAATACCGGTATCACCGACAAGGCGCTTGAATATCTGACCCGGCTACCTCAGCTAACCTATCTGTTCATTACAAAGGCTCATATCAACGGGGAAGGTTTCACGCATTTCCAGGAACATAAAAAACTTGAATGCCTGTGGGTTTGCAGCACGGTGGTAGACGACAGCGGCTTAAAGATCATCGCCGGCATTCCAAAGCTGGCAACGCTCCGGGTGGATGATACGAAAGTAACCTTCGACGGATTGCTGGCCATTGCCGGTCATCCAAAAATAAATGTGGTAGCAAACAACCTGTTTACCAAAGAACAGATGGAGCATTTTGAACTGACGCAGCTGAAGCTGGCTAAGAAAAAAACAACCGTTGATGAAGTGCAGGCGGAGCTTGCAAAAACAAGGCTGCTCGCCTTTTTTGATGCTGTCACCGAATGGGAAAAATTAGCCAACGCTGAGGGCTTTTCGGATAATGTAGCCAGGCAATGCGAAGCCATCTTTCAAACTTACTGTACCAACAAACCCCGGCAGGGACACCGGCCTCACAGCTTACATTACTCGGGAGCTCCGGATTACACTTACGGGCAGCAACATATCATAGACGTGGAGCAGGTATCGGCGAACAAGATTACTTTTTATACAAAGGATCATATTGATTTTCTGTACCGGTATATACTGGTCAGGAAAGACGGTGAGTGGAAAATTGATGAAGGACAGTGGCAGTCGGGAGGCTGGAAAAAGCGGGGATTGTAA